The Flavobacterium johnsoniae genomic sequence TAAAAGAAAATATCTTTTCTAAACTCGAAATGACATCAACAGGAATAAATTTAAGTTCTAATGTGGTAGTTGCAAATGGTTATAATTTAAAAGGAGTTTTAATGCCAAGCATTTCTGATAATCTTTGGGGTGCTGCCGGTCGTTTAAAATCTACTTTAAGTGATCTAACCAAATTTATTGCTTATGAATTAAATACAAAAAATAAAATCGTTCAAGAATCACAACGAAATCTCTTAAACAGTTCGACAACTTGGAACGGTTATTTCTGGGATTATATTCAGGTGGATGAAAATGGCAAAAATTGCTGGAAACATGGCGGTGCATTCGGAACGCAAAATATGCTCGTTATTTATCCCGAACGTAAATTAGGACTTTCTATAATTGTAAATATTAGTGACGAAAATACAGCAAATGCTTTAGGCGAAGCTATTGTAAAACTTTCTAATGATTTATTGAGCGAAAACAAAAAACAATCTGGAATTTATGGTTATAAAATAATTGGTGATAAAGTAGTTTTTACTTACGAACATGATAAAACTTTAAATTCAGATTTGATTAAGAGTGTATCTATTGCGGGCTCATTTGAAAATTGGAATCCAAATGATAAAGATTATCAAATGATTAGAAAGAACAAAAACACTTTCGAATTATCACTTCCAAAATCACAATTTGAAAAAGACAAAACACATCTTTTTAAATTCGTCATTAATAAAACTGGATGGATGGAAGCTCCAAAAAATGCAATCAACAGACAAACAGACGGAGACGAAAATTTGATTCTTAAGATATAAAACACTTTACGTTTTGTGACTCAAAAGACTTTGTTTCAAATACAAAGTCTTTTTTTATATCTTTGAACAAACAAATCTACTATGTATAAATTCTTAGCCAAACTTAATAAAATACTGTTGCCAAGTTTTACCAAACAAGGATTGGATATTTCAAAAGCAAAAAAATGGCAGATGGCAATTATCGGTTATAGAGCTTATGTAACAAAGCGAGCGCTCGGTAATTAATTCTAATACATTATTGTTTATTTATGCAGAGAATATCTTTTTCTGCACCATTACTTATGAAAAATAAAGAAATTAACCTTCCTCCTGTTCCAGCAGTATTATTGGCAATTATTAGTGTACAATGTGGCGCAGCGATTGCCAAAACATTATTTCCTACAATTGGAGCTGCAGGAACGGCATCTTTACGTATTGGTATTTCGGCATTAATTTTACTTTTAGCTTATAGACCAAATTTAAAAGCAGTTACTAAAGAACAATGGAAAATTGTAATTCCTTATGGATTGTCTTTAGGAGCTATGAATTTGATTTTTTATTTCGCTATAGAAAGAATTCCGATAGGCTTAGCCGTTACTTTAGAATTTGTTGGTCCGCTTTTACTGGCAATTGCAGGTTCAAAACGTTTAGTAGATTATTGCTGGGTTTTGTTGGCAGCAATAGGAATTTTACTAATTGCTCCTTGGACAAACGGTCGTTTAGATCCAATAGGCATTTTATGCGCACTTTTAGCAGGAGCATTTTGGGCCGCTTATATTGTTTTAGGTGGGAAAATTTCAAAAATAATGAACGATGGTCAAGCCGTAACAATCGGAATGTTATTTGCCGCTAGTTTAGTTTTACCTTTTGGTTTTCTAGAAACTGGATTATCAAATCTAACTCCAAAACTTTTCGGAATGGGTGTTGCGCTTGCGCTTTTATCTAGTGCAATTCCTTTTACTTTAGAAATGAAAGCTTTAGGACAGCTTCCGCCTCGTACTTTCAGTATTTTAATGAGTTTAGAACCAGCCGCTGCTTCTATTTGTGCTTTTATATTTCTTCAGGAAAGCCTTAGTATTTATGAAATTTTAGCAGTTGTGTGTGTTGTAGTTGCTTCAGCAGGAAGTACTTTGACAGCCAAAAAGTAAAAAGCCTTGCAATTAATGCAAGACTTTTTGTAAACGTAGGTTATGTTTTGGAGATAATTATTTCTTTGGTAATAATACCGCGTTAACAACATGAATAACACCATTTGATTGGTTAACATCTGCAATAGTTACTTTAGATTTATTGCCATTTTCATCAGTAATATATAAATCTTTACCTTGCATCCAAGCAGTTAGTGTACCTCCATTTACTGCTTTAATGGCTGCTTTTCCTTTTCCATCTTTTATTGCTTTTGCAATATCAGCAGAACTCCATTTTCCAGAAACTACATGATAAGTTAAAATGTTTTGAAGCATTTTTTTGTTTTCTGGTTTAAGTAAAGTTTCTACTGTTCCTTTTGGCAATTTATCAAAAGCCGCATTTGTTGGAGCAAAAACAGTAAACGGACCTTTGCCTTTTAAAGTTTCTACTAAATCTGCAGCTTTTACCGCTGCAACCAAAGTCGTGTGATCTTTTGAGTTAACAGCATTTTCAATAATATTTTTATTTGGATACATTGCAGCTCCACCAACCATTACAGTTTTTTGAGCGAAAGATGTAAATCCGAATGCTAAGACTAAAGTTACTGAGGCTAAAAATTTTCTAGTTTTCATAATTAATATTTTAAGTTATAATTTCATTTACGCTGATATAAATGTTTTGGTTTTGCAGAAAAAATAACTTAACGTCAGAAATCATTACAAAAAATTAAAATCTTCAAGGAATTCACGCTTTCACACATTAAAATATTTTTCTAAAAATTTTAAAAATACCTTAAAAACATTTCGATTTTATTATTAACTTTAAAATCTAAACTCTTATTTTATGCAAAATCTACCTAAAAAAGTCAGAAGTAAAAAGTTAAGTTCAAGAGTTGATTTAACTGCTATGGTCAGCGTTTCTTTTTTGCTGATTATTTTTTTTATGGTTGTTGGTGAATTGTCTAAACCTAAAGTTTTGGATTTAAGTTTGCCAGAAAAATATTCTAACAAATCAACTAACTGTGTTATTAGTTGCGGTGGCGAGCATAGTCGTATTATAACAATTTTATTAGATGAGAATAATAAAATAATAACATACACAGGTCTTTTAGTAGTTGCAAGAGAAAATCCCAAAAAAATTGATTATAGTAAAAATGGAATTCGAAAAGAATTATCTCAAAAAAATAATAAAATTATAGAATATTCGACGGCACTTGGAAAACCTAAAAATGGTGCAATTGTAATTATAAAGCCAAGCAAAAAAAGTACTTTCAAAAATCTGGTAGATATTTTAGATGAAATGGCAATAGCAAAAATAGACACATACGCAATTGTAAATGATTTTTCGCCGGAAGAATCAAATTTATTAGCTTCAAACTAACAACTAATCTTTATGAAAAACCTACCTCAAAAAGTCAGAAGCAGAAAACTAAGCTCTAGAGTTGATTTAACTGCAATGGTTAGTATTTCTTTTTTACTGATTATTTTTTTTATGGTTGTTGGGGAATTATCAAAACCAAAAGGGGCAAATTTAAATCTGCCAGATAATGGTGATATTGTATGTGGTCCTATAGGCCACATTAAAGGATATCGTTTATATACAATTTTACTTAATGACAATAACAAAATAATTACATATACAGGTATTTTACCAAATCCATATGAAATGCCTAAAATGTTCGAATTTGGAAAAAGCGGTATACGTGAAGAGGTATTTCAGAAAAAAGAACAAATAAAAAAATATGCAATATCAATTGGAAAACCTAAAAGCAGCGTAATCGTAATTATAAAACCAAGCCCTAAAAGTAACTTTCAAAACTTAGTTGATATATTGGATGAAATGGCTATTGCAAAAATAGATTCATACGCAATTGTAAATGATTTTACTCCAGAAGAAACCCATTTATTAGCTTTAAAATAATTAATAATTTTAGTTGGCCGAAGTCAGATAAAGATATCCTGCTTTTTCTTTCCAACGATTATCTGTAACCTCATAATTAAGAATATAGAAGTATGTTCCATCTGGCAATATACTCGATTTTTTTATTGTAGCTCTGCCTTCAGAATATCCATAAAACAAATTATTATCTATTCCGTAGCCAGTTGTTTCAAATACTTTTATTCCCCAGCGATTATATATTTGAAGTCTATTGTTCGGGAAATTAGTAATTCCGTCAATTTGAAAAAAATCATTTTTCCCATCATCGTTTGCAGAAATAGCGTTGTGAATAACAATCTCATCAGTTGAATTAGATAGAATTCGTCCAAGTGTAAAAATTCCATCATTATTAATCGATGCTGTTGCAATTTTAGCACTTTCATCTACAGCGGTTGTGTAATATACCCATTTATTTGTAGTTTCATCCCATCTTACAATTGCCAATGTTGTTCCAGCATTTCCATTTATAATTTCGTTCGGAGTTGTTGCTTCATTCCATGATAAAGTAAGTGCAATATCTACAGGATTCTGATTGCTTTCAAAACTCCAATATTCAGGTTGATCGATAATTTGAATTAAAGGATCTTTCTGATTGTGCGGATGTAAGGCATTTGAATCTTTGAGATAATATCTGCTACTAAAAAAATTGGTCGGTGAATTACTTTGGCTTATTGCCGAAGGTCTAAAAAAACTGCCATCGCCTATTGGAAATTCAAACTGATTATTTTTATTCCTTTCAACAAAACCTGCTACATAACTATTATTACTCGTATTTTGATGTGTTGCATTTTCTTCAAACAAAAAATTTCCAGGTTGAGTCACATTATCTACAATTCCATAATAAAAATCAGAAGTTCCAAACACGGTAATATTTCCCGACAATAAAAAGGCGGGCTGGATAAAATTATTCTCAAACCTAACATTATACAATTCGCTTAACGATAGCCCAGAAATAGTTTGCGCGGCAGAACTTCCTTTAAAATAAGTTAATCCTGTATTCAAATTTGGAGAAAAAGCGACCAAACCATCATTATTAAAATTAGCATAAACATAGAAAGTTCCGTCATTCACAAAATTTCCAGTCGTTTTGTTGTCAAATG encodes the following:
- a CDS encoding serine hydrolase — protein: MKRNLSVLLLFFTFSILAQQSTIEKNIFISMDKTASILMQKSKANSISIGVVKNGKTYTRHYGEIDKGKENIANNNTIFEVASITKLFTGLLAAQAVLEGKLNPDEDIRKYLNGNYPNLEYNGTPITIKDLVSFRTGFSKDLPDTDELRKNRNDSSYLAFKKLDKSYNRDNFFEDLKTIKLDTLPGTKFKYSNGSLNLTAHILENVYQKSYETLLKENIFSKLEMTSTGINLSSNVVVANGYNLKGVLMPSISDNLWGAAGRLKSTLSDLTKFIAYELNTKNKIVQESQRNLLNSSTTWNGYFWDYIQVDENGKNCWKHGGAFGTQNMLVIYPERKLGLSIIVNISDENTANALGEAIVKLSNDLLSENKKQSGIYGYKIIGDKVVFTYEHDKTLNSDLIKSVSIAGSFENWNPNDKDYQMIRKNKNTFELSLPKSQFEKDKTHLFKFVINKTGWMEAPKNAINRQTDGDENLILKI
- a CDS encoding EamA family transporter; the encoded protein is MKNKEINLPPVPAVLLAIISVQCGAAIAKTLFPTIGAAGTASLRIGISALILLLAYRPNLKAVTKEQWKIVIPYGLSLGAMNLIFYFAIERIPIGLAVTLEFVGPLLLAIAGSKRLVDYCWVLLAAIGILLIAPWTNGRLDPIGILCALLAGAFWAAYIVLGGKISKIMNDGQAVTIGMLFAASLVLPFGFLETGLSNLTPKLFGMGVALALLSSAIPFTLEMKALGQLPPRTFSILMSLEPAAASICAFIFLQESLSIYEILAVVCVVVASAGSTLTAKK
- a CDS encoding fasciclin domain-containing protein, producing MKTRKFLASVTLVLAFGFTSFAQKTVMVGGAAMYPNKNIIENAVNSKDHTTLVAAVKAADLVETLKGKGPFTVFAPTNAAFDKLPKGTVETLLKPENKKMLQNILTYHVVSGKWSSADIAKAIKDGKGKAAIKAVNGGTLTAWMQGKDLYITDENGNKSKVTIADVNQSNGVIHVVNAVLLPKK
- a CDS encoding ExbD/TolR family protein produces the protein MQNLPKKVRSKKLSSRVDLTAMVSVSFLLIIFFMVVGELSKPKVLDLSLPEKYSNKSTNCVISCGGEHSRIITILLDENNKIITYTGLLVVARENPKKIDYSKNGIRKELSQKNNKIIEYSTALGKPKNGAIVIIKPSKKSTFKNLVDILDEMAIAKIDTYAIVNDFSPEESNLLASN
- a CDS encoding ExbD/TolR family protein, giving the protein MKNLPQKVRSRKLSSRVDLTAMVSISFLLIIFFMVVGELSKPKGANLNLPDNGDIVCGPIGHIKGYRLYTILLNDNNKIITYTGILPNPYEMPKMFEFGKSGIREEVFQKKEQIKKYAISIGKPKSSVIVIIKPSPKSNFQNLVDILDEMAIAKIDSYAIVNDFTPEETHLLALK
- a CDS encoding gliding motility-associated C-terminal domain-containing protein, encoding MNKIVVYLLVTSIYCIGIKAQTSNIGDLTVSSNTILSTVESFDNKTTGNFVNDGTFYVYANFNNDGLVAFSPNLNTGLTYFKGSSAAQTISGLSLSELYNVRFENNFIQPAFLLSGNITVFGTSDFYYGIVDNVTQPGNFLFEENATHQNTSNNSYVAGFVERNKNNQFEFPIGDGSFFRPSAISQSNSPTNFFSSRYYLKDSNALHPHNQKDPLIQIIDQPEYWSFESNQNPVDIALTLSWNEATTPNEIINGNAGTTLAIVRWDETTNKWVYYTTAVDESAKIATASINNDGIFTLGRILSNSTDEIVIHNAISANDDGKNDFFQIDGITNFPNNRLQIYNRWGIKVFETTGYGIDNNLFYGYSEGRATIKKSSILPDGTYFYILNYEVTDNRWKEKAGYLYLTSAN